From a region of the Brevibacterium siliguriense genome:
- a CDS encoding phosphatase PAP2 family protein, whose translation MVAESYIESEKTISSSSDRSRWTVRAQGLLSWATSFWVLAIAFVVVTLAAAGPLRVWDYQLNRRWLYLVEPDLVWFFQHILDPIAGQAVCLPVLAITAIVLARRRRSWRPIVFAIAVEAAFYLGIGSLKVLLARPATTLHDPRFFHGGLIEIGGRGISYPSGHAAEAVLIYGAVAYLIATYSDVSTRTVRLLWWGVAAVSVNSVVVSFTLGWHWATDLIGGLLIGGVFLRLLVIADKRIPGPSA comes from the coding sequence ATGGTTGCTGAGTCCTATATCGAATCCGAGAAGACGATCAGCAGCTCCTCAGATCGCAGTCGGTGGACAGTACGAGCACAGGGGCTGCTGTCCTGGGCAACCTCTTTCTGGGTCTTGGCGATCGCTTTCGTCGTCGTCACCCTCGCCGCGGCCGGTCCCCTGCGAGTCTGGGACTACCAGCTCAATCGACGGTGGCTCTACCTCGTCGAACCCGACCTCGTCTGGTTCTTCCAACACATCCTCGACCCCATCGCCGGCCAGGCAGTCTGCCTTCCAGTCCTGGCGATCACTGCGATCGTTCTGGCACGCAGACGTCGGTCCTGGCGCCCGATCGTCTTCGCCATCGCTGTTGAAGCGGCCTTCTATCTCGGCATCGGCTCGCTCAAAGTACTCCTCGCCCGACCGGCGACCACCCTTCACGACCCGCGGTTCTTCCACGGCGGTCTGATCGAAATCGGCGGCCGTGGAATCAGCTACCCGTCCGGCCACGCCGCCGAGGCCGTGCTCATCTATGGCGCGGTCGCCTACCTCATCGCCACGTACAGCGACGTCTCCACCAGAACCGTGCGCCTGCTGTGGTGGGGAGTCGCCGCAGTCAGCGTGAACTCCGTGGTCGTATCTTTCACTCTCGGCTGGCACTGGGCCACTGACCTCATCGGAGGTCTGCTGATCGGCGGAGTCTTCCTTCGACTGCTCGTCATCGCCGACAAGCGGATACCCGGCCCCAGCGCCTGA
- a CDS encoding acyl-CoA dehydrogenase — MTTATESILSAEDIEFQLYDWLKVDELCERPRFSDHSREVFDSVLDASEELAKERFATHARKSDLNEPTFDGTAVTLIPEIKSALDKFAGIGLLSATMDESVGGIQLPQTVAKACFAWFQAANIGTASYPMLTMANADLLLEYGTEAQIEKYVLPELDGRFFGTMCLSEPEVGSSLGDVTTKAVPDPEGGDDAFRVHGTKMWISGGDHELSENIVHLVLARAEGDQPGVRGLSLFLVPKYLVNDDGSLGERNDVVLSGLNHKMGWRGTTNTLLNFGEGAHAPAGSAGAVGYLVGERGKGLACMFHMMNEARIGVGAGAVGLGYHGYLDALRYARDRRQGRPDAAKGSDSAPVPIAKHPDVRRMLLSSKSYVEGGLGLILYAARLLDESETADTEEERDRAALLLDVLTPIVKTWPSVWCLKANDHAIQVLGGAGYTRDHDVEQLYRDNRLNPIHEGTHGIQAKDLLGRKVVMKGGAGLQVLLEQMRETLAEVADRSDWSAETAALTSAVDRIESVTATVWASGDPAVALDNAWTYLEAVGHTVMAWLWLQQGMAAEAAAGERGDSAFLNGKVAAARYFFAHELPQTGPWFDLVASAATTFADLDDSWL, encoded by the coding sequence TTGACGACTGCGACCGAGTCCATCCTCTCCGCCGAAGACATCGAGTTTCAGCTCTATGACTGGCTCAAGGTCGACGAGCTGTGCGAACGGCCTCGCTTCTCCGACCATTCGCGTGAGGTCTTCGACTCCGTGCTCGACGCCAGTGAGGAGCTCGCGAAGGAGCGGTTCGCCACTCACGCCCGCAAGTCCGACCTCAACGAACCGACGTTCGACGGCACTGCGGTGACGCTGATTCCTGAGATCAAGTCTGCGCTCGACAAATTCGCCGGCATCGGCCTGCTGTCGGCGACGATGGATGAGAGCGTGGGCGGCATTCAGCTGCCGCAGACGGTCGCGAAGGCCTGCTTCGCCTGGTTCCAGGCGGCAAACATCGGCACCGCCAGCTACCCGATGCTCACCATGGCCAACGCCGATCTGCTGCTCGAATACGGCACCGAGGCGCAGATCGAGAAATATGTTCTGCCAGAACTCGACGGCCGCTTCTTCGGCACCATGTGCCTGTCCGAACCCGAGGTCGGCTCCTCTTTGGGCGACGTCACGACGAAAGCCGTCCCGGACCCCGAAGGCGGCGACGATGCGTTCCGCGTCCACGGGACGAAGATGTGGATCTCCGGCGGTGACCACGAACTCTCGGAGAACATCGTCCACCTCGTCTTGGCTCGTGCCGAGGGTGACCAGCCCGGAGTCAGAGGCTTGAGCCTGTTCCTCGTCCCGAAATACCTCGTCAACGACGACGGCAGCCTCGGTGAGCGCAATGATGTCGTCCTGTCCGGACTCAATCACAAGATGGGATGGCGCGGCACGACGAACACTCTGCTCAACTTCGGCGAGGGCGCGCACGCCCCGGCCGGGTCCGCCGGTGCGGTCGGCTACCTCGTGGGGGAGCGGGGCAAGGGCCTGGCCTGCATGTTCCACATGATGAACGAGGCTCGCATCGGCGTCGGTGCCGGTGCCGTCGGACTGGGCTACCACGGATACCTCGATGCCCTCCGCTATGCCCGAGACCGCCGTCAGGGTCGCCCCGACGCTGCCAAGGGATCCGATTCTGCGCCCGTTCCCATCGCGAAGCACCCCGATGTCCGGCGCATGCTGCTGTCCTCGAAGAGCTATGTCGAAGGTGGGCTCGGGCTCATCCTCTATGCCGCACGTCTGCTCGACGAATCCGAAACAGCTGATACCGAGGAAGAGCGTGATCGTGCCGCACTGCTGCTCGATGTGCTCACCCCGATCGTCAAGACCTGGCCGAGCGTATGGTGCCTGAAGGCCAACGATCACGCCATCCAGGTGCTCGGCGGAGCCGGTTACACCCGCGATCACGATGTCGAGCAGCTCTACCGCGACAATCGGCTCAACCCGATCCACGAGGGCACGCACGGCATCCAGGCCAAGGATCTGCTCGGCCGTAAGGTCGTCATGAAGGGTGGGGCTGGTTTGCAGGTGCTCCTGGAGCAGATGCGGGAGACCCTCGCCGAGGTGGCCGACCGCTCCGATTGGTCCGCTGAGACTGCTGCGCTGACGTCGGCCGTCGACCGCATCGAATCCGTGACAGCCACCGTATGGGCGAGCGGAGATCCTGCGGTGGCCCTCGACAACGCGTGGACCTATCTGGAGGCGGTCGGCCACACCGTGATGGCATGGTTGTGGCTGCAGCAGGGAATGGCGGCCGAGGCGGCCGCCGGCGAACGTGGCGATTCGGCGTTCCTCAATGGCAAGGTTGCCGCGGCTAGGTACTTCTTCGCCCACGAACTGCCGCAGACCGGACCGTGGTTCGATCTCGTTGCAAGCGCAGCGACGACGTTTGCTGACCTCGACGACTCCTGGCTGTGA
- a CDS encoding dicarboxylate/amino acid:cation symporter, producing MSSPAASPAQSSGTKSQPSGFLRILRNYRFPLFILTGVVIGAIIGLVFGERATVIKPFGTLFINMMFTLVVPLVFFSISSAVAGMSSAARLGKIMGSMLGVFAVTGVIASIVMVAALRIFNATDGVQVEMQEPENVEDVGSIGDQLVQTVVVDDFSKILSAEHMLALIVFAVIVGFATSRIGDAGKPFTQFLNSGTEVFLKFTSIIMYYAPIGLGAYFAALIGDLGSQLVGDYVRAFLVYYPVAIAYFVLAFTLYSYLAGGRRGVSRFWGNILEPTAISLGTSSSVAAIPANLRAGEKIGVPRDIRETIVPIGATIHMEGSSLSAILKIAFLFAVFQRDFFTPENILIAIAVALLAGMVMAGIPSGGFIGELMIITLYGFPAAALPIIQIIGTVIDPPATTVNAVGDQASSMIVARILDGKDWMDEAEGDHDSIP from the coding sequence ATGTCCTCCCCTGCTGCCTCGCCGGCGCAGTCTTCCGGCACCAAGTCGCAGCCGTCGGGATTCCTCAGGATCCTCCGCAACTACCGCTTCCCGCTCTTCATCCTCACCGGCGTGGTCATCGGTGCGATCATCGGCCTCGTCTTCGGTGAGCGTGCAACTGTCATCAAGCCGTTCGGCACCCTGTTCATCAACATGATGTTCACTCTCGTTGTGCCGCTCGTCTTCTTCTCCATCTCGTCCGCGGTCGCGGGAATGTCCTCGGCCGCGAGGTTGGGCAAGATCATGGGCAGCATGCTCGGCGTCTTCGCCGTCACCGGCGTCATCGCCTCCATCGTCATGGTCGCGGCGCTGCGCATCTTCAACGCCACCGACGGCGTCCAAGTGGAGATGCAGGAGCCGGAGAACGTCGAGGACGTCGGATCCATAGGCGACCAGCTCGTCCAGACCGTCGTCGTCGACGACTTCTCGAAGATCCTGTCCGCCGAGCATATGCTCGCCCTCATCGTATTCGCCGTCATCGTCGGCTTCGCCACCAGCAGGATCGGCGATGCGGGCAAGCCGTTCACTCAGTTCCTGAACTCCGGCACCGAGGTGTTCCTCAAGTTCACCTCGATCATCATGTACTACGCCCCGATCGGCCTCGGCGCCTACTTCGCCGCCCTCATCGGCGACCTCGGTTCCCAGCTCGTGGGGGATTATGTTCGCGCCTTCCTCGTCTACTATCCGGTGGCGATCGCCTACTTCGTCCTCGCGTTCACCTTATACTCGTACCTCGCCGGCGGCCGCCGAGGCGTCTCCCGGTTCTGGGGCAACATCCTCGAGCCCACCGCGATCTCCTTGGGCACGTCCTCCTCGGTGGCGGCGATCCCGGCGAACCTGCGCGCGGGGGAGAAGATCGGAGTCCCCCGGGACATCCGCGAGACGATCGTGCCGATCGGCGCCACGATCCACATGGAAGGCTCAAGCCTGTCTGCGATCCTCAAGATCGCGTTCCTCTTCGCAGTGTTCCAGCGCGACTTCTTCACGCCGGAGAACATCCTCATCGCCATTGCGGTGGCGCTGCTGGCCGGAATGGTCATGGCGGGGATCCCGTCCGGCGGCTTCATCGGCGAACTCATGATCATCACCCTCTACGGCTTCCCGGCGGCGGCACTGCCGATCATCCAGATCATCGGCACCGTCATCGATCCCCCGGCCACCACGGTCAACGCGGTCGGAGATCAAGCGAGTTCGATGATCGTCGCCCGCATCCTCGACGGCAAGGACTGGATGGACGAGGCCGAAGGTGATCACGATTCGATTCCGTAA
- a CDS encoding D-cysteine desulfhydrase family protein translates to MVALNELPRRRYTDGPTPLEHLRRLSAELGGPQIWIKRDDKLGLTQGGNKTRKLEFLIAEALYQGADTLITVGGVQSNHCRLTLSAARVEGLDCHLIVEEDLGAEGTALGPAGSNPPEYTGNFLLFDLLGADSVTVLGHGADLLGEAEVLAEKLRGEGRNPYVIPVGGSNPIGALGYVDCAHELLDQFAEAGLGSPTIVTPSGSAGMQAGLIVGLHSAGSDAPVIGINVSRTQADQEPKIVDLVDSTARLLDLPPVPRDAAKGLGDYFGTGYALPTPEMVEAVRLFARTEGILLDPVYTGKAAAGLIDLIRSGRFSSEDAVVFIHSGGVPGLFARTQAFA, encoded by the coding sequence ATGGTCGCCCTGAATGAACTCCCTCGTCGCAGGTACACCGATGGCCCGACGCCGCTCGAGCATCTGCGGCGCTTGTCCGCAGAACTCGGCGGGCCGCAGATCTGGATCAAACGTGATGACAAGCTGGGGCTGACCCAAGGTGGGAACAAGACGCGCAAGCTCGAGTTCCTCATCGCCGAGGCCCTGTACCAGGGTGCGGACACGCTCATCACCGTCGGCGGGGTCCAATCCAACCACTGCCGACTGACCCTATCCGCTGCACGCGTCGAGGGCCTCGACTGCCACCTCATCGTCGAAGAAGACCTCGGCGCGGAGGGCACCGCCCTTGGTCCGGCGGGGTCGAATCCGCCGGAGTACACGGGCAATTTCCTGCTCTTCGATCTCCTCGGCGCGGATTCGGTCACGGTGCTCGGTCACGGGGCCGACCTCCTCGGCGAGGCTGAGGTTCTAGCCGAGAAGCTGCGCGGCGAAGGCAGGAACCCGTATGTCATCCCGGTAGGCGGGTCGAATCCGATCGGTGCGCTCGGCTACGTCGACTGTGCACACGAGCTGCTCGACCAATTCGCCGAGGCGGGGCTGGGCTCCCCTACGATCGTGACGCCCAGCGGTTCGGCCGGGATGCAGGCCGGACTCATCGTCGGCCTCCACAGCGCAGGAAGCGATGCTCCGGTCATCGGCATCAACGTCAGCAGGACACAGGCGGATCAGGAACCGAAGATCGTCGACCTCGTCGATTCCACGGCACGGCTCCTCGACCTGCCCCCTGTACCCCGCGATGCTGCGAAGGGACTCGGTGACTATTTCGGGACCGGATATGCTCTGCCGACGCCTGAGATGGTCGAGGCTGTGCGTCTCTTCGCCCGCACCGAGGGAATCCTCCTCGACCCTGTCTACACCGGCAAGGCAGCGGCCGGCCTGATCGACCTCATCAGATCCGGCCGCTTCTCTTCCGAGGACGCGGTCGTCTTCATCCATTCCGGCGGAGTCCCCGGACTCTTTGCCCGCACCCAAGCGTTCGCCTGA
- the rraA gene encoding ribonuclease E activity regulator RraA codes for MTVSTADLWDERGEELYSIALNFGDFGAKTSFSGPARTIRCFQDNALVKQTLNQPGDGAVLVIDGDGSIATALMGDMIAEAGVRNGWNGVVINGAVRDREALAEMEFGIKALASNPRKSAKDGAGEIDVTVEIGGATIRPGAMVFADADGVAVEK; via the coding sequence ATGACAGTTTCGACAGCAGACCTGTGGGACGAACGCGGCGAGGAGCTGTATTCGATCGCCCTGAACTTCGGCGACTTCGGGGCTAAGACCTCTTTCTCCGGACCGGCCCGCACGATCCGCTGCTTCCAGGACAACGCCCTGGTCAAGCAGACCCTCAATCAGCCTGGCGACGGCGCCGTGCTCGTCATCGATGGTGACGGTTCGATCGCCACTGCCCTCATGGGTGACATGATCGCCGAGGCGGGGGTCCGAAACGGCTGGAACGGTGTCGTCATCAACGGCGCCGTCCGCGACCGTGAGGCACTGGCTGAGATGGAATTCGGCATCAAGGCCCTGGCCAGCAATCCGCGCAAGAGCGCAAAGGACGGCGCCGGTGAGATCGACGTGACCGTGGAGATCGGCGGTGCGACGATCCGCCCCGGAGCGATGGTCTTCGCAGACGCCGACGGAGTCGCCGTCGAGAAGTAG
- a CDS encoding aldehyde dehydrogenase family protein — protein MSTVDTVSTTLRRADLRRDLPYSHVDDHFIDGAWTESADSERNPVIDPATDEVWGSVPAATSAELDRAVTAAQESMTEWASLTAAERAEYLVRIAEEIEARAEDLARTNTLENGTPISETRGAAANAAGIFRHFATLSGWIDDEDVRDFPAAADSYSVVRKDPIGVCALIAPWNFPINLVVVKLAPALLAGCAVVIKPASVTPLSIRFIIDAVAAAGVPAGVVNLLTGPGRFGDALVRHPGISKVAFTGSTPVGRRIAAVCGELLRPVTLELGGKSSAIVLPDADLDAMGRVLVRSCMRNTGQTCYISTRIIAPASRYDEVVEVVRRTIAEGRQGDPLAEDTMFGPVASRSQYKTVMEYIASAHEEGARPVTGGAAAETDIDGKAGMFIQPTVFAEVTPQMRIAREEIFGPVISVLRYDDSQGPDEAIALANNTDFGLGGIVFGGDAAAAQEVAEKVDSGSVGVNFFGSNHSAPFGGRHDSGLGVEYGIEGLSQYITYQSIHRKR, from the coding sequence ATGAGCACCGTCGACACCGTCTCCACGACCCTGAGAAGGGCCGACCTGCGCAGAGACCTGCCGTACAGCCATGTCGATGACCATTTCATCGACGGGGCGTGGACGGAGTCAGCCGATTCCGAGCGCAATCCCGTCATCGATCCGGCGACGGACGAAGTGTGGGGCTCGGTGCCGGCCGCCACCTCGGCGGAACTCGATCGGGCCGTGACGGCAGCACAGGAATCGATGACCGAATGGGCGAGCCTGACCGCGGCCGAGCGGGCGGAATACCTGGTGCGGATCGCCGAGGAGATCGAAGCGCGAGCCGAAGACCTGGCACGGACGAACACGCTTGAGAACGGCACCCCGATCTCCGAGACCAGGGGAGCAGCGGCAAATGCTGCCGGAATCTTCCGCCACTTCGCCACCCTGTCCGGATGGATCGACGATGAGGACGTCCGTGACTTCCCTGCAGCCGCCGACTCCTATTCGGTGGTGCGCAAGGACCCGATCGGAGTCTGCGCACTCATCGCGCCGTGGAACTTCCCGATCAACCTCGTCGTCGTCAAGCTCGCTCCCGCGCTGCTGGCCGGGTGCGCCGTGGTCATCAAACCCGCCTCGGTGACCCCACTGTCCATCCGCTTCATCATCGACGCCGTAGCCGCGGCCGGAGTTCCCGCCGGTGTGGTCAATCTGCTCACCGGTCCCGGACGATTCGGCGATGCCCTCGTCCGACACCCGGGAATCAGCAAGGTCGCTTTCACCGGGTCGACGCCGGTGGGACGCCGCATCGCCGCCGTCTGCGGTGAGCTGCTGCGTCCGGTGACTCTAGAGCTCGGCGGCAAATCCTCAGCGATCGTGCTGCCGGACGCGGACCTCGACGCGATGGGGCGGGTGCTCGTGCGATCGTGCATGCGCAACACCGGGCAGACCTGCTATATCTCCACCCGGATCATCGCCCCGGCGTCCCGGTACGACGAAGTCGTCGAGGTGGTGCGCCGGACGATCGCCGAGGGCCGTCAGGGAGATCCGCTCGCCGAGGACACGATGTTCGGGCCCGTGGCCTCACGGTCACAGTACAAGACCGTTATGGAATACATCGCTTCCGCACACGAGGAAGGAGCGAGACCTGTCACCGGGGGAGCCGCAGCCGAGACCGATATCGACGGAAAGGCCGGCATGTTCATCCAACCGACGGTCTTCGCCGAGGTGACCCCGCAGATGCGCATCGCCCGGGAAGAGATCTTCGGCCCCGTGATCTCGGTGCTGCGCTACGACGATTCGCAGGGACCTGACGAAGCCATCGCCCTGGCCAACAATACGGACTTCGGGCTCGGAGGAATCGTCTTCGGCGGCGATGCCGCCGCCGCTCAAGAGGTGGCCGAGAAGGTCGACTCCGGTTCGGTGGGGGTGAACTTCTTCGGTTCGAACCATTCGGCGCCATTCGGCGGGCGTCACGATTCGGGACTCGGTGTCGAATACGGCATCGAGGGGCTCAGCCAGTACATCACCTATCAGTCGATCCATCGGAAGCGGTGA
- a CDS encoding HD domain-containing protein, translating to MNTRTDSSSREQDYPSWAAAESGDTAADPRAVRFAADYPVRPIPMEGTVDTQPICSTPGSGFEKLWKLIEPETRTRGNDVHLPISAAYAERLCEAYPSADRELVLVTIILHDTGWAHVDESRIISEGFGGDWRRATIRFEHEREGCLVARRVLPDLGYSEEFIERVCEIIDGHDTRPVAYSLEDALVRDADRQWRFDRAGIALSASWFDMDMATYTDRLQREIIPELITEAAVTMAEEDLRRQRDLLRTEVIR from the coding sequence ATGAACACCCGAACCGACAGCAGCAGCCGCGAACAGGACTACCCGAGCTGGGCGGCAGCAGAGTCCGGTGACACTGCAGCCGACCCTCGGGCCGTTCGCTTCGCCGCCGACTATCCCGTTCGACCCATCCCGATGGAGGGGACGGTCGACACACAGCCGATCTGTTCGACTCCGGGCAGCGGATTCGAGAAGCTGTGGAAGCTGATCGAACCGGAGACGCGCACCCGCGGCAATGATGTGCACCTGCCGATATCGGCCGCCTATGCCGAGCGTCTCTGCGAGGCCTACCCCTCGGCCGACCGTGAACTCGTGCTCGTCACGATCATCCTCCACGACACCGGCTGGGCACATGTCGACGAATCCCGGATCATCTCCGAAGGCTTCGGCGGTGACTGGCGCAGGGCCACGATCCGCTTCGAACATGAACGCGAAGGCTGCCTTGTCGCACGACGGGTATTGCCGGACCTCGGCTATTCCGAGGAATTCATCGAACGCGTCTGCGAGATCATCGACGGCCATGACACCCGCCCGGTAGCCTACAGCCTCGAAGACGCATTGGTCCGTGATGCCGACCGTCAGTGGCGCTTCGACCGGGCCGGAATCGCCCTGTCCGCATCGTGGTTCGATATGGACATGGCCACCTACACCGACCGGCTGCAGAGAGAGATCATCCCCGAACTCATCACCGAAGCAGCAGTGACCATGGCCGAAGAGGACCTGCGCCGTCAGCGCGATCTCCTGCGCACCGAGGTCATCCGATGA
- a CDS encoding NAD(P)/FAD-dependent oxidoreductase, giving the protein MTTTTQPRPADAQNRPARTQTGMLIIGASQAGVQLAISLRGTGFTESITLLGEEDHRPYQRPALSKEFLQGTVDKENLIFRSAEYWDEHNIELVKNSRIEKIEKNPDGSGVAVATDGEEYPFARLALAVGARARPLEVPGADLAGVTYLRSADDALSLKGSLDDFTDVVVIGGGFIGLEVACSLHGMGKNATVLEHGPRLIGRAVGEETSEYFYQAHRERELDIILNSRVESLVDDGSGRVSGVALADGTVVPAQLVIVGIGVIPNTGLADQLGLKTDNGIVVDRYALASDGTTIAVGDVANMPNPLPDAPEGERIRLESVNNAIEHAKVAAYSVSGRREEYAGIPWFWSNQADMKLQIAGLSMGFDSTVVRRDDEKGKFSVLYYRDGQIIAADCVNAPLDFMAVRSALAKNQQIPADQAGDMSVMLKSIAVDREDPR; this is encoded by the coding sequence ATGACTACGACAACGCAGCCGAGACCGGCCGATGCACAGAATCGACCGGCTCGCACACAGACCGGGATGCTCATCATCGGAGCCTCCCAGGCCGGAGTGCAGCTGGCGATCTCACTGCGGGGGACCGGATTCACCGAATCGATCACCCTCCTCGGCGAAGAAGATCATCGGCCCTACCAGCGCCCGGCCCTGTCCAAGGAGTTCCTGCAGGGCACGGTCGACAAAGAGAACCTCATCTTCCGCAGCGCCGAATACTGGGACGAACACAACATCGAACTCGTCAAGAACTCGCGCATCGAGAAGATCGAGAAGAACCCGGACGGCTCCGGAGTCGCCGTCGCCACCGACGGTGAGGAATACCCCTTCGCCCGTCTGGCACTGGCCGTTGGCGCGCGAGCCAGACCTCTCGAAGTGCCCGGCGCCGACCTTGCAGGAGTGACCTATCTGCGCAGCGCCGATGACGCTCTGTCGCTGAAGGGCAGCCTCGATGACTTCACCGATGTCGTCGTCATCGGCGGCGGATTCATCGGCCTCGAAGTCGCCTGTTCCCTGCACGGAATGGGCAAGAACGCCACCGTGCTCGAACACGGCCCCCGACTTATCGGACGCGCCGTCGGAGAGGAGACCTCCGAGTACTTCTATCAGGCACACCGCGAACGCGAACTCGACATCATTCTCAACTCCCGAGTCGAATCTCTCGTCGATGACGGCAGCGGACGTGTGTCCGGAGTGGCACTGGCAGATGGGACCGTGGTCCCCGCCCAGCTCGTCATCGTCGGCATCGGCGTCATCCCGAACACCGGATTAGCCGATCAGTTGGGTCTTAAGACCGACAACGGAATCGTCGTCGACCGCTATGCGCTCGCCTCCGACGGCACCACCATCGCAGTGGGGGACGTGGCGAACATGCCCAACCCGCTGCCGGATGCACCGGAGGGTGAGCGGATCCGCCTCGAGAGCGTGAACAACGCGATCGAGCATGCGAAGGTCGCGGCCTATTCGGTCTCGGGACGACGTGAGGAATACGCCGGCATTCCCTGGTTCTGGTCGAACCAGGCCGATATGAAGCTGCAGATCGCCGGACTGTCGATGGGCTTCGACTCCACCGTGGTTCGTCGCGACGACGAGAAGGGCAAGTTCAGCGTCCTGTACTACCGCGATGGGCAGATCATCGCAGCCGACTGCGTCAATGCTCCCCTGGACTTCATGGCCGTGCGCTCCGCTCTGGCGAAGAACCAGCAGATACCTGCCGACCAGGCCGGCGATATGAGCGTCATGCTCAAATCCATCGCCGTCGACCGAGAGGATCCCCGATGA
- a CDS encoding 2Fe-2S iron-sulfur cluster-binding protein has translation MPTVHFTDSEGTTRDIDAKVGDSVMETAVRNGVPGIVAECGGSLSCATCHVFVAESDLDGLDPMSEMEDEMLWGTTEDREENSRLSCQLKITDDTDLHVTTPETQV, from the coding sequence ATGCCGACCGTACATTTCACCGATTCCGAAGGCACCACCCGCGATATCGACGCCAAAGTCGGCGACTCCGTGATGGAGACCGCTGTGCGCAACGGCGTGCCCGGCATCGTCGCCGAATGCGGCGGGTCCCTGTCGTGTGCCACCTGCCACGTCTTCGTCGCCGAATCCGACCTTGACGGGCTCGACCCGATGTCGGAGATGGAAGACGAGATGCTGTGGGGTACGACCGAGGACCGGGAGGAAAACTCCCGCCTGTCCTGCCAGCTCAAGATCACCGACGACACGGACCTGCACGTGACCACTCCGGAAACCCAGGTGTGA
- a CDS encoding SDR family NAD(P)-dependent oxidoreductase, translated as MADPRTVLITGAAGGLGRAFAEGFAAAGDRVVVADINLAGAEETATALRAASADALACEVDVTDRDSTVSLAEAAANFGGGSIDVVVNNAAVYAGITRSPFEGIAEAEWDLVMGVNLKGPWQVTRAVSPHLPAGGRVVNLSSATVMSGSTQWAHYVASKGGVIALTRVLAKELGTRDITVNAIAPGFTLTEASYELMDDAATYGVDRGAIRRASQPDDIVGATMFLASPEAGYITGQTLVVDGGRQFI; from the coding sequence ATGGCTGATCCACGCACGGTGCTCATCACCGGCGCCGCCGGGGGATTGGGCCGCGCCTTCGCCGAAGGGTTCGCAGCGGCCGGCGACCGAGTGGTCGTCGCCGACATCAACCTCGCCGGCGCGGAGGAGACGGCCACGGCTCTGCGCGCCGCCTCGGCGGACGCCCTGGCCTGCGAGGTCGACGTCACCGACCGTGATTCCACGGTCAGCCTCGCCGAGGCAGCCGCGAACTTCGGGGGCGGCAGCATCGACGTCGTCGTCAACAACGCTGCGGTCTACGCCGGGATCACCCGGTCTCCCTTCGAGGGCATCGCCGAGGCCGAATGGGACCTCGTGATGGGGGTCAACCTCAAAGGCCCCTGGCAGGTGACGCGAGCAGTCAGCCCCCACCTGCCAGCGGGAGGAAGGGTCGTCAACCTGTCCTCGGCGACGGTGATGTCCGGATCCACCCAATGGGCGCACTATGTTGCGTCCAAGGGCGGGGTCATCGCACTCACCAGGGTGCTGGCAAAGGAACTGGGCACCAGGGACATCACGGTCAACGCAATCGCTCCCGGGTTCACACTGACCGAAGCCAGCTATGAGCTCATGGACGATGCAGCGACCTACGGAGTCGACCGCGGCGCCATCCGCCGTGCCAGCCAACCCGACGACATCGTGGGCGCCACGATGTTCCTCGCGTCACCCGAGGCCGGATACATCACCGGCCAGACACTCGTCGTCGACGGCGGCCGACAGTTCATCTGA